In Procambarus clarkii isolate CNS0578487 chromosome 30, FALCON_Pclarkii_2.0, whole genome shotgun sequence, the DNA window gtcaggttaggttagggtctgtAAGTTTTAATTTCCTTGAACTGTAACCTGGGGCTGATCCTCTCCCCCAGTTCGGTTGAGATGATCTACCAGCACAGCTGCTCTAACAAGGTGGTCCTTTATAGACTTACCTCGCCTCCAGGCGATcatgggagggttttgtgggTATTTTACCCAGGATGGATGTTCACTGTACGTTTTCCTCATCCATGTCCATACTTCCTGGAGTTTTATCTTAAGGTGTGCTGTAAGGCCGGGGAAGAAAAGGGTTGGAAGAATCCATCTCTTGTCTTCCACTTCTTGTGTTCTAGGTCTGAGTAGCTCTGCCCTTGTTTTATCTCTGAGTTTCTCCTGGGCCGCATGTATTATTGTCTCTGGGTAGTCTCTGTTCCTGAACATATCCCATAGGTCATCAAGCTGGGGATATAGCGTCTCTTCTTTGCTGTTAATCCGCTTGAGTCTAAGTCCAAGTGAGTAGGGTAGCGATTTCTTCAAGGCTAGTGGGTGGctcgagtcaaatttcagatacgTGTGAAGGTTAGTCGGTTTATAGTATGCCTTCGTATGCAGATCCCTGGTTAGCTGGTCTATATACACTGTTGTATCTAGGAAATTAATCGTGGAGTCACTGTGCTCGAGGGTAAACTTAAGGTTTTCATGAACTGTATTTGACCATGAAAAGAAACCTAGGCGTGGGAAACCGTCCTCCATTATTCCGAAGATGTCGTCTATGTAACGGAAATATTCCGCCGGTCCGTCCTTCCTGTGGGATCGTTTCCTCTCCAACACTACATGCACAAATATTTCAGCGATTGCCACACTACTGGATGCTCCTATCACTGTACCCTTGGTTTGCTGGTATGCCCGTCCTTCAAATTGCAAAAGCGTGTCTCTCATCACATGGAGGATGGCCTCCTCAAGAGTTTCTTTCGAGGGggtcctccatactcctgcgtctTGAAGTTCCTGTCTAATTTTTGCTCTGTTATCTGTAAAAAAAGATGCTACTACCTTTGCAGCTTCTCTTTGTGGTATGCTCGGGTAGAGCGAT includes these proteins:
- the LOC123765588 gene encoding uncharacterized protein, which codes for MKVDVKRGAERRRNCNLTREERDALSTLKGRTDIVIKPADKGGTVVAWRKDNYRNEMKRHLTDTAAYKQIHNQDDALRNAQMRSKRRVLKLFENKTGDGKGLMQAGARDFFLAFESIIPHLYLLPKIHNSLEETTGTWQGRPVLSGRRAPTRPVDWICTALLNPLLRLLPERIKDTTDFLKKIAEIRGPVPRGARLFSMDVVSLYPSIPQREAAKVVASFFTDNRAKIRQELQDAGVWRTPSKETLEEAILHVMRDTLLQFEGRAYQQTKGTVIGASSSVAIAEIFVHVVLERKRSHRKDGPAEYFRYIDDIFGIMEDGFPRLGFFSWSNTVHENLKFTLEHSDSTINFLDTTVYIDQLTRDLHTKAYYKPTNLHTYLKFDSSHPLALKKSLPYSLGLRLKRINSKEETLYPQLDDLWDMFRNRDYPETIIHAAQEKLRDKTRAELLRPRTQEVEDKRWILPTLFFPGLTAHLKIKLQEVWTWMRKTYSEHPSWVKYPQNPPMIAWRRGKSIKDHLVRAAVLVDHLNRTGGEDQPQVTVQGN